The following DNA comes from Mycobacteroides immunogenum.
GGTGCAGGGCGCGCAGTACGAGGATCTGCGGCGGCAGGCGGCACGCGGGCTCGAATCCCTTGCCAGTGCGCAGGGCCGGGGGTTTGACGGTTATGGCATCGGTGGCGCGCTGGAGAAGCAGAATCTCGGCACCATCGTCGGTTGGGTGACATCCGAACTGCCCGAACACAAGCCACGTCACCTGCTAGGGATCAGTGAGCCCGACGATCTTTTCGCCGCGGTCGCGGCGGGGGCCGACACCTTCGACTGTGTGTCTCCGTCGCGGGTCGCACGCAACGCCGCCGTCTACACCCGCGACGGCAGGGTGAACATCACCGGCGCCAGGTACCGCCGGGACTTCACGCCCATCGACGCCGAATGTGACTGCTACACCTGCGCGCATTACACGCGGGCCTACCTGCACCATCTGTTCAAGGCCAAGGAGATCCTGGCCTCCACCTTGGCCACCGTCCATAACGAGCGGTTCACCATAGGACTGGTCGACCGCATCCGCGCCAGCATCGTGGACGGCTGCTTCGATGAGCTGCGGGAAGACACGTTGGGCCGCTACTACCGCTGAGCAAGAAAGCTCAGGCGCATCTCAGCATCCCGACGCACACTGGACGCATGCCTACTACGACCGACCCGGGCACTCTGCTGCTTCAGGTGCTCGACCCGGCCAATCGTGCGAATCCGTACCCCGTCTACCGGCAGTTGGTCGAGCAGACACAGGCCGGTCCGGTGCACCCGCCGGAGATGGGCGTAAGCGTGCTGGCAACTTTCGCGGACTGCAATGCTGTGCTGCGCCATCCGCAGGCGTCGTCGGACCGCCGCAAGTCGAAGATCGTCCAACGACAGCTTGCGCAGAATCCCAACCTGGTCGGCAAGCCCTCGTTCTTGGGGCTGGATGCTCCCGACCACACCCGGTTGCGCAAGTTGGCTTCGAAGGCGTTCGCCCCCAAGGTAATCAACGCGATGGCCGAAGATATCCAGACCCTGGTGGATCAGCTGGTGGAGGACATCGCCCGGCGCGGAACCTTCAATCTGGTCACGGATTTCGCATACCCGCTGCCCGTCGCGGTGATCTGCCGAATGCTAGGGGTCCCCATCGAGGACGAGCCGGAGTTCGGCAGGGCCTCGGCGCTGCTTTCCCAGGGATTGGACCCGGTGTACGCGTTGACCGGACAGTCGCCCGCCAACATGGACGAACGGTTCCGGGCCGCGCATTGGATGTGGGACTACTTCGTCGACCTCATCGCGGCACGGCGGCGCAATCTCGGTGACGATCTGTTGTCCGCGCTGATCCAGGTGGAAGAGGCCGGTGATCAGCTCACCGAGGAGGAGATCATCTCCACCTGCACCCTGCTGCTCATCGCCGGACACGAGACGACCGTCAACCTGATCGCCAACGCTTCACTGGCCATGCTGCGTGCTCCCAAGCAGTGGAAGCTGTTGGGACAGAACGCTGATCGCGCGCCCCTGGTTGTCGAAGAGACGCTGCGCTACGACCCGCCGGTGCACATGGTGGCCCGTGTCGCCGAGGGCGACATGTCCATTCGCGACTTCACACTGCCCAGTGGAGAGTGGGTGCTGTTGATGCTCGCTGCCGCGCAACGCGATCCGGAGGTCGGTCCCGACCTGGACGTCTTCAATCCTGACCGTGCCGAGATCAAGCACCTGGCCTTCGGGCATGGACCACACTTTTGTCTGGGTGCTCCGCTGGCCCGGCTGGAGGCCAAGCGGGCATTGAGCTCGATCACCGCGCGGTTCCCGGAAGCCCGGCTTATCGGTGAGCCCACCTACAGGCCTAATGTCACGCTGCGCGGGCTCGCCGATCTTCCGGTGAGCATCGGCTAGCGCGCGACCGACTTCTCCAGACGCTGTTCCAGCCGGTCCTGCACGACCGACATCGCCATGCAGACGATCCAGTAGTAGACCCCGGCGGTGACGTACAGCGTGAAGAACTGGAAGGTCGGCGCGGCGGCCACCTGCGCCGTACGCATCACGTCGGTCACCAGAATCGCCGAGGCCAGCGAGGTGTCCTTCACCAGTGAGATCAATGTGTTCGACAGGGGCGGTATCGCCACCCTGCTGGCTTGCGGAATGACGATGCGCCACAACGTGGTGCTGTAACTCATGCCCAGGCTGGAGGCGGCCTCCCACTGCCCGCGGGGGATGCTCAGGATCGACGAGCGGATGATTTCCGCGGCATAGCCGCCCACGTTGAGACTGAACGCGATGACGGCGGCGGGGAACGGGCTTATCTTCACCCCGAACTCGGGCAGTGCGAAGAAGATCAGAAACAGCTGCAAGAGCAGCGGCGTGCCGCGGATGATCGAGATGTAGACGCGGGCCAGACCGGATATCAGGCGATGATCGGACATCCGGGCCAGCGCCACCCCCAGAGCCAGCACCAGCCCGATCGCGAAACTGATGGCGGTCAGGGGCAGGGTGACGGTGAGCATGGCACGCGCCATGGGCCACAGATTATCCAGTACCAGCTGGGTGTTGGAACCGACCTTACCGGAATTATTTTGTATAGCTTGGTCTTTGGTGGACCCGCTGGCGTCGGCCTTGAGGTACTTCTGCGAGATGCGGGTCAGAGTTCCGTCGGCCGCCAGTTGGTCCAGGGCCCTGTTGAGATCGGGCAGCAGGCCGCTGTTCTTGCGGGCCGCGAACGCCTGCTCGCTGCGCTGGCCGGTGGTCCCGGTGATCTTCACGGCAGGGTCGCCGGTACTGGCCAGGTAGGCGTAGACCGCGATGCTGTCGTTGATCACGACGTCGACCCGCCCCTGGCTCAGCAGCGTGATGGATTGCGTGAAGCCCTCCACAGCCTCCACGCGGGCGCCGGCGTCGCGGGCGAGCTGTGACCAGTTGCTCGTCGCGTTTTCAGCCGCCACCTTGCCCCGGACATCGGCCAGGCTGTGAATGGTGTCGTCATTGGCGCGGGTGACGATCACGCCCTCGCCGACGGCGTACGGGGTGGACAGGTCGTACTTGGCTTTGCGTGCCGGGGTGATCGTGACTTGGTTGGCGACGACGTCGAACCGTTCGGCATCCAGCCCGGCGAAGATCGCGTCCCAGGGAATCTCGACGAATTCCACCGGGCGACCCAGCTTCTCACCGACAGCGCGGGCCACGTCCACGTCGTAGCCGGTCAGCTCGCCGGTACGCCCATCGTGAAAGCTGAACGGCGCGTATACGCCCTCGGTGCCGACGCGCAGCGGTTCTTGGCTGGGGCCGGCGCAACCGGCTACCGCCATCAGTGCGAGAAGCGCAAGCACGATGGCACGAAGCACCGCGGGAGGCTAACACGTTTCGCGCACCTTCAGGCAGCTTCGGATCAGCCCGGGTATATCCACGGCTCGTGTGGAATGTGCCCGGCATCGAATTGGGCCAGCAGATCGGCGGCATCGCTTGCCGTGTATCCCAGCGAGTCACAGATCATCGCGAACGCCCGATCCGCACCGAGATCGGCAATGGTCACCGCACCATCGCGTTTGGCCAGGCGGGCTCCCGCGGTGTTGAGCACCAGGGGAACATGGGCATAGGACGGCACCGGATAACCCAGCAGCCCAGCCAGATAGGCCTGTCGCGGCGCGGAGGCCAGCAGGTCATCGCCGCGCACCACCTGATCGACACCCTGTTCGTGATCGTCGACCACCACCGCGACGTTGTAGGCGGTGACCCCATCGCCGCGGCGCACCACGAAATCGTCGACCAGACCGGTGTATTCACCGTGCAACAGGTCGTGCACGGTGAACGGGGCATTTTCCGTGCGCAGCCGCAACGCGGGCGGGCGCTGTGCGCGGCGCTGGGCACGTTCGGACTCCGGCAGGTCGCGGCAGGTGCCCGGATAGGCGCCGGGTGCGGAATGCGGTGCCGTCGGGGCCTGGGCGATATCTTTTCTGCTGCAATAGCATTCGTAGAGCAAGTGGTGGGAGTTGAGCAAGGAGACCACCTGGTCGTAGGTGTGGGTGCGATCCGACTGCCACACCACGGGCAGCTCCCACCGCACGCCGATGGCGGCGAGGTCGGCCAGCTGGCGCTGCGCCACCGCGGAGCTGGTGCGGGTATCCAGATCCTCTACCCGCATGAGGAACCGGCGCCCCGTCGAGCGCGCGAGCAGCCATGCCAACAGCGCCGTACGCAGATTTCCTATGTGCAGGTCACCCGATGGGCTCGGTGCGAAGCGTCCGGCTCCCGTCACACCAGGCCCGGAACAATATCGTTGAGGCTGAAGGCGATCGGCCGCTCAAGCTGTTCATACGTGCACGATCTGGGTTCGCGGTCCGGGCGCCAGCGGTTGAACTGCGCGGTATGCCGGAACCGCACGCCCTCCATATGGTCATAGCGCACCTCCACCACCCGTTCCGGGCGCAGCGCGACGAAGGACAGATCTTTACCGGCGTTCCAGCGAGAGCCGGCGTTCTTCTGCGGGGTGCGCTCGCCGGCCTCGTGGGCGGCCCAGTTCCACGGATGATTCTCCAGAGCGGTGACCAATGGCTGCAGCTCCTGGAACAGGCGCTTGCGCTCGGCCATCGGGAACGCGCCGATCACGCCTACCGAGGCCAGTGCGCCATCGTCCTGGTACAGCCCCAGTAGCAGCGATCCGATGGCGTCGTTCCCGGATTTGTGCACCCGATATCCGGCGACCACACAATCGGCGGTTCGCTCCGGCTTGATCTTGAACATCACCCGCTTGTCGGGTTGGTAGGCAATGGTCAATGGCTTCGCGATGAGGCCGTCGGTGCCGGCGCCCTCGAATTCCTCGAACCAGCGCTGTGCCACGGCCTGATCGGTGGTGGCGGGGGTTAGGTGGATCGAGGTGCCGGCCCCGGACAGCGCGCCGGTCAGCGCGGCGCGCCGCTCACTGAACGGACGCACGGTGTAGTCCTCGTCGCCCAGTGCCAGCAGATCGAACGCGATGAAGGAGGAGGGCGTCTGCTCGGCCAGCAGCCTGACTCGTGAATCTGCCGGATGGATCCGCTGTTGCAGTGCCTCGAAATCAAGCCCTGCCGCCGTGGCGATCACGATCTCGCCGTCGATGACACATCGCGGTGGTAGTTCGGCGCGAACCGCCGCCACCAGCTCGGGAAAGTACCGGGTCAGCGGCTTTTCGTTGCGGCTGCCCAGCTCCACCTCGTCGCCGTCACGAAACACGATCGACCTGAACCCATCCCACTTGGGCTCGTAGGAGGCGTCAGCCGGAATTTTTGCGACAGGTTTGGCGAGCATTGGCGCGATTGGCGGCATGACGGGCAGGTCCATTCCCATATGATGACGGTAATGCCCACGCCCGCCGAGGAACTGGATGTCGACGGCATCGCCGTCCGATTGAGCAACCCTGACAAGGTGTATTTCCCTGAGTTGGGGGCCGAGGGCGGCACCAAGCGCCATCTCGCGGAGTACTACCGGACCGTCGCGCTGGGTCCGATGATGAGCGCGGTGCGAAACCGTCCCACCCATCTGCAGCGCTTCCCCGACGGCATCGACGGCGAAGAGATTTACCAAAAGCGGCTGCCGAAGCACTTTCCTGATTACCTGGACAGTTGCGAAGTCACCTTTCCCTCCGGGCGCACCGCCGAGGTGCTACGGGTGACCAAGCCCGCCGCGATCGTGTGGGCGGCGCAAATGGGCACCGTGACGATGCATCCGTGGCAGGTTCGCTACCCGGATCTGGATCATCCGGATGAGCTGCGCATTGACTTGGACCCGCAGCCGGGAACCGGATTCGACGAGGCCAAGGCGGTCGCGCTTGATGTGTTGCGCCCGCTGCTGGACGAACTGGGATTTGTCGCCTATCCGAAAACATCCGGGGGCCGCGGTATCCACGTGTATCTGCGCGTCGAACCGCGCTGGGACTTCATCGAGGTGCGCCGCGCCGGTATCGCGCTGGCCCGCGAGGTGGAACGCCGCGCACCTCAGCAGGTGACCACGTCATGGTGGAAGGAAGAACGCGGGGAGCGCATCTTCATCGACTTCAACCAAAACGCCCGCGACCGCACCATGGCCTCGGCGTACTCGGTGCGACGCACCCCCATCGCCACTGTCTCCACCCCGTTGACGTGGGACGAACTCGTCGATGCCGAACCCGATGATTTCACCATCGCGACCGTTCCCGAGCTGCTGCGCAAACGGCCAGACCCCATGGCGGATATGGACGATCTGCCGCAGTCGATAGAGCCGCTGCTCGAGATGGTAGAACGGGATGAGGCGAACGGATTGGGTGATATGCCCTATCCGCCCAACTACCCGAAGATGCCGGGAGAACCGAAACGCGTTCAGCCGTCCCGGGATACCGATAGGAAGCAGTAGTGACGGTCCGCAGGATGTCGTGGCGGACGGCTGGGTTGTGGTTGGCTGCCGGAGTTGTCGCCGTATTGCTGCAGCATTGGCTGATACCACTCAACGCCCCGAATAGCTTCGGATTGTTCAGTAATGGTGGCGATCTGATGACCTACCGCTTCGGTGGGCTGCGGATCTTGCATCGAGAACTGTTGTACGCCGAGGAAATACCCGACGCAGGATGGTTCACCTACACCCCTTTTGCGGCAATGATCTTTGCTCCGTTGGGTTTTGTATCGCTGGGGGCGGCAAAGTTCATCTGGTTCCTGGTGAATCTGGCGGCACTGTTCGCCATCATCTGGCGCTGTTGGCGGGTCCTGGGATTCGTCGCGAATGCGCCGCTGGCCGCCGCCTGCGTGGGAATGAACCTGGTGGCCTGGGAAATTCAGCCGATTCACGGCACCCTGTGGCAGGGGCAGGTGAATCTCGTTTTGGCAGTGCTCATCATCTGGGACCTGACCCGTCCGGAGGGAGCCCGCTGGCGCGGCTGGTCAGTGGGTATTGCCTCCGGAGTCAAGCTCACAGCCGTCATCTTTGTGCCGTACCTGTTGATCACCCGCCAGTGGCGCGCCGTGGCGGCCGCGACCGCGACAGGTGTCGGCACCGTGCTGCTGGGATGGATTGTGCTGCCCTCTGATTCGTCCGATTACTGGTTGGGCGCGGTGCGCACCACTGGGCACATCGGCTCGCTGGACCATCCGGCCAATTCATCGATTGGTGGCGTGTTGGCCAACATCTATCTGCCGCAGCCCATGCCGACGTGGTTGTGGGTGCCGCTCGCGGGCGGCGCGGCGTTGCTGGGGATGGCGGCCGCGTGGCGGGCGCATCGGTCCGGCGAAGAGTTGCTCGCGATCACCGTTGTCGGCATGGTCGGCTGTGTTGTCTCGCCGTTGGCCTGGACGCATCACTGGGTGTGGACGGTGCCGCTGATGGTGTTGTTGGTCAACCAGGTCATGACAGCCCAGGGCAGGGCCAGATGGCAGTGGGCCGCGGCCACGGCCGTGATCGCGGCGTTGGTGTCGATGTGGTGGTACTGGGGCCTGTACGTGCGTGCGATGCGGCTGAACCCCGATTTCGAGTCGTACATCACCGGCTGGGATGCCGTCATTGCGCACATGTCGCGTGCCGAAAGGGTCTTCGACTCCGCCCTGTATCCGTTGCTGTTCCTCATGGTGGCGATGTGGGTATTGGCGACCAGATCCCCGCGTGCCGGTACCGTGCAGGAATGAAACGCTGGGCGGCTACCTGTGCCGTCGCGCTGTTCGCGGTGACTGGTTGTTCGGTATGGGACAAGCCCGAACCCACCGAGCCGTCGTACACGCCGCAACAAACCGGGGCGTCGCCGGTGCGTTATGACTCGGACCCGCTGGAGCAGCGTTTTCCCAAGCTGCCCAGGCCGGTGACGGGCGAGTGGGTGCAGGGCTTTTTCAGCGATGAGCCCCTGCCCGGCCCCAACACCACGTATTGGGTGGACGCGATCATCGAGATGCCGCCGCAGCAGCTGGCGGCGTATGTGGCGCCGTTCCGTTCGAGCATGGTGCTGGCCTCCAGGCCTCGCCTGTGGAAGACGCTGGATACAGGGGTGCCGTCCTCCGCCCAGTTCGAGCGCAGCGATGAACTGGACCGCATGCTGTCCACCCAGACCGACAAGGGCGGCTGGGAGGTCAAGGCCTTCGCGCCGAAAGACGGGTCGGTTCTGGTGCTGTCCGCGCGAGGTAAAGACGCGAGTTAGGACCGCGGGGTGCGACGGTTCCGCAGGCCGCGGGCCGGTTCGAGCACCTTCTCCTCGGTATCCGCGTCCTCGTTATCCGGGTCTTCGGTAGCAGCGTCTGCGCTCGCCTCGCCGGCAGGCTCAGTTGCCTCAGGCTCGTCTGGCGCTTCAGGCTTGTCGGAGGTGCTGGCCCCCTTGACGGTCTTCTTCTTGGCCGGACGGGCCTTGGGCGCCGGTGCGGGGCGCTCGGCCACGACGGCCAGCTGGTAGGCCGAGAAAGCCAGGAGGCCGATCGCCGCGGCGGCGCCGTACACCGCGAACTCCCAAATGCCGAAGCGATCCAGGTCCAGCCAAATTTCGGCGATCGCGGTACCGATGATCAGGGCACCGGCGAGGAAATGACCGGTGAAGGATGCGGCGCGCAATGTCAGCGCCAACTGTGGCGTCGCGAACTCGGGCCTGCGGGTCCGCCGCCAGGAGAGCAGAGCCGGTACCCCCGCGGCCGCCAGCAGCACGCCGGCGATGATGCGCATCCCGGTGCCGAAAGAGTGGCCGGTAGCGCCGTTCAACTCGGGCCAGCGGGGCAACGCGAAAAAGAAAAAAAGCAGTCCCGCGATCAAGGAGAGAGCGGCATGGCTGCTGGTCAAAGCGATGGTCGCCGTCCGGCGTCCGGCAGCCATTGCCCTCCTTGATGCGGTCCTGCAGTGGCGGAGGATAGGGGATTTGAACCCCTGAGGGCTGTTAACCCAACCCGCGTTCCAGAAGGGTAGCACGACCCGTATTTCCCGCTCAGGAGCCATTTCTCACAGATAGGGCAGGGTAGGTGTCCAGGGCATTCCTGAGAAATGGCTCCCCTATTGTGGGGATTTTGTGGGGACTTCTGAGGGGGAGTCACGGGCGACCAAGGGCTGCCGCCGCTCGGCCTAAATCGGCGGGATCAGTGTGCCCGTAGACGCGCAGAGCAAGAACGCCGCCATCTGCGTGCCCCAACCAGGTGGCGACATCCATCAAGGGGACGCCCGCCGAGAGCAGCCGCGAAGCTGCTGTGTGCCTCATGTCGTGAAGTCGGTACCCCGCAATGCCCGCCGCTTCCATCGACTCGTGCCACCAGGTATCCAAGCTCGACGGGGAGAGCCCGATACCGTTGTCCTTGGCGAGCACGGCCAAGTCGGCGTCGCCCTTCCAGCTCTTTCCTGAGCGTGCACGATCACCCGCTTGCAGCTCGCGGTGACGACGGAGAGCCTGAACAGTCTCAGAGGGAAGGAGCAGGGTTCGGCGCGCGGAGCCCGTCTTCCCTTTGTTCTTTTCTTCCGTTCCTCCCGTCACGGGGACGCGGGTTCGGTTAACACGAAGCGTCGGTTCATCGCCGTCGAGGTCGCGGATAGATGACCATCGCAGCCCCGCTAGTTCGGCGCGCCGTAGCCCGAGTAGCGCCAGCTCTATGAACGTGCCTCGTCGTAGCCTGACCCGTTCCGTACGGCCCTTCGCAGTCCCGACGCGGGGAGCGTGTGCGTCGATGAGCGCCCGAATCTCTTCGTTGGTAAGTCTTCGCCGAATGTCGATTTCATCCCCGCCGCCACTGGGTGTGTCGCTCGGAGCAACGTCATTGGCTTTGAAAGGTTGGACTAGCTCGACCACATTTCGGGGGAGAACACCCTGTGCCACAAGGTCTTTCCATACTGCCGACCACTTCGTACGGGTCGTGTTCGTGTATGTCACTGAGCGTTTCTGCACCCCCTCGACCTCCCCGTCGATGAGTTGCCTCAGCAGAGTCTCCACGTCCTGCTTGGTGACGGACTGGACGCGGCGGTCACCCAGCGCGGTCACGACAGGAGCGAGTGCCGCTTGCCGCGCGCTCTTCGTATTACGTTCTCCCCGTTGACCTTCAAGCCACTGTGCCACTGCCTGCTCAACGGTGAGCAGGTTCTTGCCGATGAAAGTCCCGTCCGCGACCTTTGCCTCAGTGGTGGCTTGCCAGTCGCGCGCTTCCGAGACAGTCTCAAATGTTTTCTCGGGCTGACCGCCGCCGACCGCACGGGCATCCGCGCGGGCTCGGTACCCATAACCTCTCTCGAAACGAGGTGTAGCTATCTTCTCGATACCTGGATAGCGTGTGGGCTCGCCCTTCATTCGCGCCATAGCAGGACAGCCTAGCGGGCACCCCACCTGACCTGCGCGGGGACGTGCAGCCGAGCTGATTGCCCGTGTCGCCCAGTCCATCTAGCGTCGAGTCATGTCCGAAAACCCCACCATCCGAAGCCATCTCATGAGCCTGGCCGACTCGTTCGACGAACCCCGCGCGCTCAATGGCCCCGACGCCGAGCGGTGCTCGGCTGCTGATCACGCCGAGGCATGGGCAGCGCTGACCACGGGCTGGTCTCGCATGCTCCAGGCTGCTCGCACCCTCCAGTCCCGCCACGCCGCCGACAGTCAGGATCCCGCGCTGTCCATGTGCGCAGACGCCGCGCGGGAAGCCGCTGTGGGCGAGTTGCGCTGGTGCTGGGCACGACTCGTGAACAAGTATGTCGGGGCGGTGGAGTCGGATGTCTGATTCGGAAGCACCCTTGACTCCCGACGAGCGACTCACCATTGCCGCCCTCTACACCAGTCTCGTCTTGTCCCAGAACCGAACAGTTCCAGGACTACTCGGCTCCGAGAGCCCGTGTTACCCCGACCTCAACATTTGCGGTCCCGAAACCTTGTCCCACAACGAGATTCCCGTAATGCGGGTGAGAGAGGGTTTAGAGACGGAGAAAGCATGCTGATTGGGTACGCGCGGGTGAGCACCGTCGAGCAGAGCACGGGCTTGCAGCTCGACGCACTCCACGCGGCCGGGGTGGAGCAGGTGTTCGTAGACGAGGGCGTGAGCGGGTCGGTGTCTTCTCGCCCCGAACTCGACCGCTGCCTGTCGATGTTGCGTTCGGGTGACACCTTGGTCGTGTGGAGATTGGACCGATTAGCGCGTTCCCTCAAGAACCTCTTGGAGTTGGTGGAATCCCTGTCCGCCAGGGGGATTCATCTCCGCTCATTGACAGAGAGCATCGACACCTCCTCGGCATCGGGTCGGCTCATCCTGTCGGTGTTCGGGGCTCTCGCGGAGTTCGAGCGGGCGCTCATCATCGAGCGGACGCAGGCGGGCCTCGCAGCAGCACGGTCTCGGGGAGCCCGTATCGGTCGGCCAGCGGCCATGACGACGGGCCAGGTCGAACAGGCGAGAACCTTGGTAAGTGCTGGGCACAGGGTGTCCGAGGTGGCCGAGAGCCTGGGGGTTGGGAGAAGCACGCTGTATCGCGTTCTGGGAGAAGCTAGTTGAGAGCGGCGGTCGTCGGGGAGTGGGTCATCGTCACGGGCGGCTGGAGCCTGTTCCGCACTTTGCGAGAGCAAGTGTTAACGCCCGAAACGGCGCGACAGGCAGCCACATGGTGCGAGGGGTTTGGTGATTATGATTCGGCTAGCGAATTGCGTTGGGCTGCTGGGGAAGCCGAGAAGTGGCGTCCCGAGCCCGAGGGCGGGCAGCCTCTCGGGGAGGGCGGCGACATCATTGACGTCATTGCGCGGATTGACGAGGTGCTTTCGATGGACTCGATGTCCTGGTCACCGCTGTCTGAAATCGAGGTTGCGAGAATCCTGGCAGGTGTGCGAGACGAGCCCCGCATACTGCCAGGCAGACACATCCACGCGGTGCCAGTCGGGGATGTGCCCGCCTGGCGGGACTGGTGGGATGGACTGTCAGGCGACGACCAGGCCGACACACCCTGGTACGTCGTGTGTTTCCAGTGCGGAGCGGTCGGGGAGCGCGAGGTGACGTGCGGGTGCGGAAATCCCAAGAGCTGAAGCATGTCCCGGTAACATCTGCCAGGTGACGAGAAGTCCAGTTCCGTACTTCGGCGGAAAATCCTGGTTAGCTCCGAGGCTGGCTGCGGTGTTACCCGCACATAAACACTACATCGAAGTCTGCGGGGGTAGCTTGGCCCTCCTGCTCGCCAAGAAGCCCTCCCGCCAGGAGACGGTGAACGACCTCGACGGGCATTTGATGACGTTCTGGAGAGTGTTACGCGACAGGCCCGACGAGCTGGAACGTGTGTGTTCCCTGACCCCTCACTCGCGGGCTGAAAGGACTCTAGCGCAAGAGATTTCGAGCAAACTGGATGAGCTGGAAATCGCGCGGCGGGTGTTCGTCGCGTTGACGCAAGGGCGGTCGGGGAGCCTCACGCGGACAGGGTGGAGGCATGACTTGCGGCCCGTGTCCACCCCGATGCCTGTCGTGTTGCAAAGGTATGCGGGTCGAATTGCTCAGGCAGCCAAGCGGATTCGGGGTGTGAGTTTGGAGTGCAGGCCAGCGGTGGAGCTGGTCGAGGCATACGGAGGGGCGCGGGACACCTTGCTCTATGTGGACCCGCCTTACGTGGTGGACAGGGGGATTCGGCGCGGCGGGGAGTACAGAGTTGAGATGAGAAGTGATAGGGCTCATCGCGAGTTGTTGGAGGCGTGCTTGTCGTGTGATGCGAGTGTTGTCGTGAGCGGGTACAGCTCGGCGCTGTACGACGGGATACTCGGGGGCTGGTACCGCTACGAGATTCCGATGTTGACGAGCCAGGGCTCTGGGGACGGTCGGCGGGTCGAGGTGCTGTGGAGTAACAGGCCGCTGGAGGGGCTGGGCGGCGAGGGGGAATTTCCGTTACAGGAGTCAGCTGGTGTTACGGAAATGCAACACCGTTGCGTGGGCTGCTCGGCGGTTCTGAGGCATCCCAAACGGGGGCGTCGGCGGCGCTGGTGCAGCGAGGCGTGCAGGATCGCGGGGTGGCGTGCTCGACGGGATATTGAGGGCGTGGAGGTCGAGGACGACGAGGTGGCGGGTTAGGGACTCGGACCGCCAGCTCGCGGTGTTATTGTGCGCCTAACTGACTACCTTGACGGGGGTGCGCGATGCC
Coding sequences within:
- a CDS encoding site-specific integrase, which gives rise to MARMKGEPTRYPGIEKIATPRFERGYGYRARADARAVGGGQPEKTFETVSEARDWQATTEAKVADGTFIGKNLLTVEQAVAQWLEGQRGERNTKSARQAALAPVVTALGDRRVQSVTKQDVETLLRQLIDGEVEGVQKRSVTYTNTTRTKWSAVWKDLVAQGVLPRNVVELVQPFKANDVAPSDTPSGGGDEIDIRRRLTNEEIRALIDAHAPRVGTAKGRTERVRLRRGTFIELALLGLRRAELAGLRWSSIRDLDGDEPTLRVNRTRVPVTGGTEEKNKGKTGSARRTLLLPSETVQALRRHRELQAGDRARSGKSWKGDADLAVLAKDNGIGLSPSSLDTWWHESMEAAGIAGYRLHDMRHTAASRLLSAGVPLMDVATWLGHADGGVLALRVYGHTDPADLGRAAAALGRP
- the ligD gene encoding non-homologous end-joining DNA ligase; this translates as MPTPAEELDVDGIAVRLSNPDKVYFPELGAEGGTKRHLAEYYRTVALGPMMSAVRNRPTHLQRFPDGIDGEEIYQKRLPKHFPDYLDSCEVTFPSGRTAEVLRVTKPAAIVWAAQMGTVTMHPWQVRYPDLDHPDELRIDLDPQPGTGFDEAKAVALDVLRPLLDELGFVAYPKTSGGRGIHVYLRVEPRWDFIEVRRAGIALAREVERRAPQQVTTSWWKEERGERIFIDFNQNARDRTMASAYSVRRTPIATVSTPLTWDELVDAEPDDFTIATVPELLRKRPDPMADMDDLPQSIEPLLEMVERDEANGLGDMPYPPNYPKMPGEPKRVQPSRDTDRKQ
- a CDS encoding ATP-dependent DNA ligase; translation: MDLPVMPPIAPMLAKPVAKIPADASYEPKWDGFRSIVFRDGDEVELGSRNEKPLTRYFPELVAAVRAELPPRCVIDGEIVIATAAGLDFEALQQRIHPADSRVRLLAEQTPSSFIAFDLLALGDEDYTVRPFSERRAALTGALSGAGTSIHLTPATTDQAVAQRWFEEFEGAGTDGLIAKPLTIAYQPDKRVMFKIKPERTADCVVAGYRVHKSGNDAIGSLLLGLYQDDGALASVGVIGAFPMAERKRLFQELQPLVTALENHPWNWAAHEAGERTPQKNAGSRWNAGKDLSFVALRPERVVEVRYDHMEGVRFRHTAQFNRWRPDREPRSCTYEQLERPIAFSLNDIVPGLV
- a CDS encoding ABC transporter substrate-binding protein/permease, which encodes MLRAIVLALLALMAVAGCAGPSQEPLRVGTEGVYAPFSFHDGRTGELTGYDVDVARAVGEKLGRPVEFVEIPWDAIFAGLDAERFDVVANQVTITPARKAKYDLSTPYAVGEGVIVTRANDDTIHSLADVRGKVAAENATSNWSQLARDAGARVEAVEGFTQSITLLSQGRVDVVINDSIAVYAYLASTGDPAVKITGTTGQRSEQAFAARKNSGLLPDLNRALDQLAADGTLTRISQKYLKADASGSTKDQAIQNNSGKVGSNTQLVLDNLWPMARAMLTVTLPLTAISFAIGLVLALGVALARMSDHRLISGLARVYISIIRGTPLLLQLFLIFFALPEFGVKISPFPAAVIAFSLNVGGYAAEIIRSSILSIPRGQWEAASSLGMSYSTTLWRIVIPQASRVAIPPLSNTLISLVKDTSLASAILVTDVMRTAQVAAAPTFQFFTLYVTAGVYYWIVCMAMSVVQDRLEQRLEKSVAR
- a CDS encoding glycosyltransferase 87 family protein, giving the protein MTVRRMSWRTAGLWLAAGVVAVLLQHWLIPLNAPNSFGLFSNGGDLMTYRFGGLRILHRELLYAEEIPDAGWFTYTPFAAMIFAPLGFVSLGAAKFIWFLVNLAALFAIIWRCWRVLGFVANAPLAAACVGMNLVAWEIQPIHGTLWQGQVNLVLAVLIIWDLTRPEGARWRGWSVGIASGVKLTAVIFVPYLLITRQWRAVAAATATGVGTVLLGWIVLPSDSSDYWLGAVRTTGHIGSLDHPANSSIGGVLANIYLPQPMPTWLWVPLAGGAALLGMAAAWRAHRSGEELLAITVVGMVGCVVSPLAWTHHWVWTVPLMVLLVNQVMTAQGRARWQWAAATAVIAALVSMWWYWGLYVRAMRLNPDFESYITGWDAVIAHMSRAERVFDSALYPLLFLMVAMWVLATRSPRAGTVQE
- a CDS encoding cytochrome P450, whose product is MPTTTDPGTLLLQVLDPANRANPYPVYRQLVEQTQAGPVHPPEMGVSVLATFADCNAVLRHPQASSDRRKSKIVQRQLAQNPNLVGKPSFLGLDAPDHTRLRKLASKAFAPKVINAMAEDIQTLVDQLVEDIARRGTFNLVTDFAYPLPVAVICRMLGVPIEDEPEFGRASALLSQGLDPVYALTGQSPANMDERFRAAHWMWDYFVDLIAARRRNLGDDLLSALIQVEEAGDQLTEEEIISTCTLLLIAGHETTVNLIANASLAMLRAPKQWKLLGQNADRAPLVVEETLRYDPPVHMVARVAEGDMSIRDFTLPSGEWVLLMLAAAQRDPEVGPDLDVFNPDRAEIKHLAFGHGPHFCLGAPLARLEAKRALSSITARFPEARLIGEPTYRPNVTLRGLADLPVSIG
- the gluQRS gene encoding tRNA glutamyl-Q(34) synthetase GluQRS, producing MTGAGRFAPSPSGDLHIGNLRTALLAWLLARSTGRRFLMRVEDLDTRTSSAVAQRQLADLAAIGVRWELPVVWQSDRTHTYDQVVSLLNSHHLLYECYCSRKDIAQAPTAPHSAPGAYPGTCRDLPESERAQRRAQRPPALRLRTENAPFTVHDLLHGEYTGLVDDFVVRRGDGVTAYNVAVVVDDHEQGVDQVVRGDDLLASAPRQAYLAGLLGYPVPSYAHVPLVLNTAGARLAKRDGAVTIADLGADRAFAMICDSLGYTASDAADLLAQFDAGHIPHEPWIYPG